A genomic window from Maylandia zebra isolate NMK-2024a linkage group LG20, Mzebra_GT3a, whole genome shotgun sequence includes:
- the LOC106675490 gene encoding uncharacterized protein LOC106675490 isoform X3 → MKVRHTLICCFFLSLQEGNPEVTDAQILHYGVIGGDFKAGFSFNSPGTWKMFCREECEGENILINTTDVRAQTGRYSIEYEWTGSHVLSVSISKLTESDSGQYSCGLAGSSSSASLTQFVIVVAEALLDGNDDQLKHFDKETGSSLTVGCSFNQPGNTKLFCRGKCGQGDGLVQTNDVKAQSGRYNIGYDSGVLYVSITQLTKSDSGRYRCYLSGSSSSSFRDFQVTVTDAGPSATTTGSCTPSLTLTGSTEQPERAASAAADVLLVVGLTLALIIILLSVSVLIFCKKRSSKPKDPPVETEQAAVTEEGDDSSKLTYSEVNFSKRTFGSPNGASSGNTGEVIYSAPRVHVSSDVRDDSLYSSVA, encoded by the exons ATGAAAGTCCGTCACACTCTGATCTGCTGCTTCTTCCTTT CTCTGCAGGAGGGAAACCCTGAAGTCACCGATGCTCAGATTCTTCACTATGGAGTCATTGGAGGAGATTTTAAAGCTGGATTCTCCTTTAATTCTCCAGGAACATGGAAGATGTTCTGCAGAGAAGAATGTGAAGGAGAAAACATTCTCATTAACACAACTGATGTCAGAGCTCAAACAGGCAGATACAGCATTGAATATGAATGGACTGGTTCTCATGTTTTATCTGTGAGCATCTCAAAGCTGACTGAGTCTGACTCTGGACAGTACAGCTGTGGTTTGGCTGGATCTTCATCATCAGCTTCACTCACACAGTTTGTGATCGTTGTTGCTGAAG CACTGCTGGATGGAAACgatgatcagctgaaacactttgATAAAGAAACTGGAAGCTCTCTCACAGTCGGATGTTCCTTTAATCAACCTGGAAACACAAAGTTGTTCTGCAGGGGAAAATGTGGACAAGGCGACGGTCTTgttcaaacaaatgatgtcaAAGCTCAGAGCGGCAGATACAACATTGGATATGATTCAGGAGTTCTGTATGTGAGCATCACACAGCTGACCAAGTCTGACTCAGGACGGTACAGATGTTACCTGAGTGGATCTTCCAGCAGTTCATTCAGAGACTTTCAGGTCACTGTCACAGACG CTGGACCATCAGCCACGACTACAGGAAGCTGCACACCTTCATTAACTTTGACTGGAAGCACTGAGCAGCCTGAAAGAGCAGCATCTGCAG CTGCAGATGTGCTGCTGGTTGTGGGTCTGACTCTGGCTCTCATCATCATCCTGTTATCAGTGTCTGTGCTGATATTCTGCAAGAAAAGATCCTCTAAACCAAAGG ATCCTCCTGTGGAAACCGAGCAGGCTGCTGTCACAGAG GAGGGAGACGACTCGAGCAAACTCACCTACTCTGAGGTGAATTTTTCCAAGAGGACTTTTGGCTCTCCCAACGGAGCCTCGAGTGGTAACACTGGTGAAGTTATCTACTCTGCACCTCGGGTCCATGTGAGCTCTGATGTCAGAGATGATTCGCTGTACTCGAGTGTAGCTTAg
- the LOC106675490 gene encoding uncharacterized protein LOC106675490 isoform X2 — translation MKVRHTLICCFFLSLQEGNPEVTDAQILHYGVIGGDFKAGFSFNSPGTWKMFCREECEGENILINTTDVRAQTGRYSIEYEWTGSHVLSVSISKLTESDSGQYSCGLAGSSSSASLTQFVIVVAEALLDGNDDQLKHFDKETGSSLTVGCSFNQPGNTKLFCRGKCGQGDGLVQTNDVKAQSGRYNIGYDSGVLYVSITQLTKSDSGRYRCYLSGSSSSSFRDFQVTVTDAAGPSATTTGSCTPSLTLTGSTEQPERAASAAADVLLVVGLTLALIIILLSVSVLIFCKKRSSKPKDPPVETEQAAVTEEGDDSSKLTYSEVNFSKRTFGSPNGASSGNTGEVIYSAPRVHVSSDVRDDSLYSSVA, via the exons ATGAAAGTCCGTCACACTCTGATCTGCTGCTTCTTCCTTT CTCTGCAGGAGGGAAACCCTGAAGTCACCGATGCTCAGATTCTTCACTATGGAGTCATTGGAGGAGATTTTAAAGCTGGATTCTCCTTTAATTCTCCAGGAACATGGAAGATGTTCTGCAGAGAAGAATGTGAAGGAGAAAACATTCTCATTAACACAACTGATGTCAGAGCTCAAACAGGCAGATACAGCATTGAATATGAATGGACTGGTTCTCATGTTTTATCTGTGAGCATCTCAAAGCTGACTGAGTCTGACTCTGGACAGTACAGCTGTGGTTTGGCTGGATCTTCATCATCAGCTTCACTCACACAGTTTGTGATCGTTGTTGCTGAAG CACTGCTGGATGGAAACgatgatcagctgaaacactttgATAAAGAAACTGGAAGCTCTCTCACAGTCGGATGTTCCTTTAATCAACCTGGAAACACAAAGTTGTTCTGCAGGGGAAAATGTGGACAAGGCGACGGTCTTgttcaaacaaatgatgtcaAAGCTCAGAGCGGCAGATACAACATTGGATATGATTCAGGAGTTCTGTATGTGAGCATCACACAGCTGACCAAGTCTGACTCAGGACGGTACAGATGTTACCTGAGTGGATCTTCCAGCAGTTCATTCAGAGACTTTCAGGTCACTGTCACAGACG CAGCTGGACCATCAGCCACGACTACAGGAAGCTGCACACCTTCATTAACTTTGACTGGAAGCACTGAGCAGCCTGAAAGAGCAGCATCTGCAG CTGCAGATGTGCTGCTGGTTGTGGGTCTGACTCTGGCTCTCATCATCATCCTGTTATCAGTGTCTGTGCTGATATTCTGCAAGAAAAGATCCTCTAAACCAAAGG ATCCTCCTGTGGAAACCGAGCAGGCTGCTGTCACAGAG GAGGGAGACGACTCGAGCAAACTCACCTACTCTGAGGTGAATTTTTCCAAGAGGACTTTTGGCTCTCCCAACGGAGCCTCGAGTGGTAACACTGGTGAAGTTATCTACTCTGCACCTCGGGTCCATGTGAGCTCTGATGTCAGAGATGATTCGCTGTACTCGAGTGTAGCTTAg
- the LOC106675490 gene encoding polymeric immunoglobulin receptor isoform X4, translated as MKVRHTLICCFFLSLQEGNPEVTDAQILHYGVIGGDFKAGFSFNSPGTWKMFCREECEGENILINTTDVRAQTGRYSIEYEWTGSHVLSVSISKLTESDSGQYSCGLAGSSSSASLTQFVIVVAEALLDGNDDQLKHFDKETGSSLTVGCSFNQPGNTKLFCRGKCGQGDGLVQTNDVKAQSGRYNIGYDSGVLYVSITQLTKSDSGRYRCYLSGSSSSSFRDFQVTVTDAPNIYKSNFPLCSCSAAGPSATTTGSCTPSLTLTGSTEQPERAASADPPVETEQAAVTEEGDDSSKLTYSEVNFSKRTFGSPNGASSGNTGEVIYSAPRVHVSSDVRDDSLYSSVA; from the exons ATGAAAGTCCGTCACACTCTGATCTGCTGCTTCTTCCTTT CTCTGCAGGAGGGAAACCCTGAAGTCACCGATGCTCAGATTCTTCACTATGGAGTCATTGGAGGAGATTTTAAAGCTGGATTCTCCTTTAATTCTCCAGGAACATGGAAGATGTTCTGCAGAGAAGAATGTGAAGGAGAAAACATTCTCATTAACACAACTGATGTCAGAGCTCAAACAGGCAGATACAGCATTGAATATGAATGGACTGGTTCTCATGTTTTATCTGTGAGCATCTCAAAGCTGACTGAGTCTGACTCTGGACAGTACAGCTGTGGTTTGGCTGGATCTTCATCATCAGCTTCACTCACACAGTTTGTGATCGTTGTTGCTGAAG CACTGCTGGATGGAAACgatgatcagctgaaacactttgATAAAGAAACTGGAAGCTCTCTCACAGTCGGATGTTCCTTTAATCAACCTGGAAACACAAAGTTGTTCTGCAGGGGAAAATGTGGACAAGGCGACGGTCTTgttcaaacaaatgatgtcaAAGCTCAGAGCGGCAGATACAACATTGGATATGATTCAGGAGTTCTGTATGTGAGCATCACACAGCTGACCAAGTCTGACTCAGGACGGTACAGATGTTACCTGAGTGGATCTTCCAGCAGTTCATTCAGAGACTTTCAGGTCACTGTCACAGACG ctCCAAACATTTATAAGTCAAACTTTCCTCTCTGCTCTTGTTCAGCAGCTGGACCATCAGCCACGACTACAGGAAGCTGCACACCTTCATTAACTTTGACTGGAAGCACTGAGCAGCCTGAAAGAGCAGCATCTGCAG ATCCTCCTGTGGAAACCGAGCAGGCTGCTGTCACAGAG GAGGGAGACGACTCGAGCAAACTCACCTACTCTGAGGTGAATTTTTCCAAGAGGACTTTTGGCTCTCCCAACGGAGCCTCGAGTGGTAACACTGGTGAAGTTATCTACTCTGCACCTCGGGTCCATGTGAGCTCTGATGTCAGAGATGATTCGCTGTACTCGAGTGTAGCTTAg
- the LOC106675490 gene encoding uncharacterized protein LOC106675490 isoform X1 translates to MKVRHTLICCFFLSLQEGNPEVTDAQILHYGVIGGDFKAGFSFNSPGTWKMFCREECEGENILINTTDVRAQTGRYSIEYEWTGSHVLSVSISKLTESDSGQYSCGLAGSSSSASLTQFVIVVAEALLDGNDDQLKHFDKETGSSLTVGCSFNQPGNTKLFCRGKCGQGDGLVQTNDVKAQSGRYNIGYDSGVLYVSITQLTKSDSGRYRCYLSGSSSSSFRDFQVTVTDAPNIYKSNFPLCSCSAAGPSATTTGSCTPSLTLTGSTEQPERAASAAADVLLVVGLTLALIIILLSVSVLIFCKKRSSKPKDPPVETEQAAVTEEGDDSSKLTYSEVNFSKRTFGSPNGASSGNTGEVIYSAPRVHVSSDVRDDSLYSSVA, encoded by the exons ATGAAAGTCCGTCACACTCTGATCTGCTGCTTCTTCCTTT CTCTGCAGGAGGGAAACCCTGAAGTCACCGATGCTCAGATTCTTCACTATGGAGTCATTGGAGGAGATTTTAAAGCTGGATTCTCCTTTAATTCTCCAGGAACATGGAAGATGTTCTGCAGAGAAGAATGTGAAGGAGAAAACATTCTCATTAACACAACTGATGTCAGAGCTCAAACAGGCAGATACAGCATTGAATATGAATGGACTGGTTCTCATGTTTTATCTGTGAGCATCTCAAAGCTGACTGAGTCTGACTCTGGACAGTACAGCTGTGGTTTGGCTGGATCTTCATCATCAGCTTCACTCACACAGTTTGTGATCGTTGTTGCTGAAG CACTGCTGGATGGAAACgatgatcagctgaaacactttgATAAAGAAACTGGAAGCTCTCTCACAGTCGGATGTTCCTTTAATCAACCTGGAAACACAAAGTTGTTCTGCAGGGGAAAATGTGGACAAGGCGACGGTCTTgttcaaacaaatgatgtcaAAGCTCAGAGCGGCAGATACAACATTGGATATGATTCAGGAGTTCTGTATGTGAGCATCACACAGCTGACCAAGTCTGACTCAGGACGGTACAGATGTTACCTGAGTGGATCTTCCAGCAGTTCATTCAGAGACTTTCAGGTCACTGTCACAGACG ctCCAAACATTTATAAGTCAAACTTTCCTCTCTGCTCTTGTTCAGCAGCTGGACCATCAGCCACGACTACAGGAAGCTGCACACCTTCATTAACTTTGACTGGAAGCACTGAGCAGCCTGAAAGAGCAGCATCTGCAG CTGCAGATGTGCTGCTGGTTGTGGGTCTGACTCTGGCTCTCATCATCATCCTGTTATCAGTGTCTGTGCTGATATTCTGCAAGAAAAGATCCTCTAAACCAAAGG ATCCTCCTGTGGAAACCGAGCAGGCTGCTGTCACAGAG GAGGGAGACGACTCGAGCAAACTCACCTACTCTGAGGTGAATTTTTCCAAGAGGACTTTTGGCTCTCCCAACGGAGCCTCGAGTGGTAACACTGGTGAAGTTATCTACTCTGCACCTCGGGTCCATGTGAGCTCTGATGTCAGAGATGATTCGCTGTACTCGAGTGTAGCTTAg